From a single Phaenicophaeus curvirostris isolate KB17595 chromosome 8, BPBGC_Pcur_1.0, whole genome shotgun sequence genomic region:
- the LOC138723198 gene encoding tRNA wybutosine-synthesizing protein 3 homolog, with translation MAAFARRKAQRLARADGSRKGRLDERAAPVLRLLNARDPFCTASSCSGRLVLLQGGAANINSSEIQKKNCTWLMVTHEMCNKDDVMAALEKATGDVVLKFEPFVLHVQCQEMQDAQLLHSVAVDSGFRNSGITVGRGGKIMMAVRSTHCLEVPLSHKGKLMVSEEYIEFLIHVANQKMEENIGRIDRFYRSLESALQTAAGANDLHSEGMERSRSVYVRRRKRKTVHRQSVCPSPKDQHEELEPEDDIENSLDIFADIMI, from the exons ATGGCGGCCTTCGCGCGGCGGAAGGCGCAGCGGCTGGCGCGGGCGGACGGCAGCAGGAAGGGCCGCCTGGACGAGCGCGCCGCCCCCGTGCTGCGGCTGCTCAACGCCCGGGACCCGTTCTGCACCGCCAGCTCCTGCTCGGGCCGCCTCGTCCTGCTGCAGGGCGGCGCCGCC AATATAAACAGCTCTGAGatccagaagaaaaactgcacCTGGCTCATGGTAACACATGAAATGTGTAACAAAGACGATGTG atGGCAGCACTTGAGAAAGCTACTGGTGATGTTGTGCTCAAGTTTGAACCATTTGTTCTTCATGTGCAGTGTCAAGAGATGCAGGATGCGCAGCTTCTG cattcaGTGGCTGTTGATTCTGGGTTCAGGAACTCTGGTATTACAgttggcagaggaggaaaaattatGATG gCTGTCCGGAGCACTCATTGTTTAGAAGTTCCATTGAGCCACAAGGGGAAACTGATGGTCTCTGAAGAATATATTGAATTTCTGATACATGTAGCTaatcagaaaatggaagaaaacatagGGAGGATTGACAG attCTACAGAAGCTTAGAGTCAGCTTTGCAAACTGCCGCTGGTGCAAATGACTTGCATtctgaggggatggagaggagtcGCTCTGTGTATGTTCgtagaaggaagaggaagacagtTCACAGACAAAGTGTATGCCCCTCTCCCAAGGATCAGCATGAAGAGCTGGAGCCTGAGGATGATATAGAAAACAGTCTTGATATTTTTGCTGATATCATGATCTAG